One Candidatus Abawacabacteria bacterium DNA window includes the following coding sequences:
- a CDS encoding protein phosphatase 2C domain-containing protein translates to MKIDALYDKGSGRVNEDAFLISKKRFAVFDGASPLVPYIDGEGRTGAMIAASLARDAFEHESMSLLAAARNANASIRGAMRKVGVDICQKTALWATSAAAVELHGPEDNPTFADWLQIDDSLIVAIYRDSTHDLLAAHEDHDQQTLELWQKMVREERIEARGALQSPLMQAQFLRVRATMNVHYGAIDGEPEMEEFLRHGRLDLRQVAHLLLFTDGFLLPKKDASSAVDFKLLVKFFLKGGLKAVHEHVRTLESSDPYCTKYPRVKDHDDIAAIAVTF, encoded by the coding sequence ATGAAGATAGATGCTCTCTATGATAAGGGATCAGGACGCGTCAATGAAGATGCTTTCTTAATTAGTAAAAAGAGGTTTGCCGTATTTGATGGAGCTTCTCCCTTGGTGCCTTATATAGACGGAGAAGGACGCACTGGTGCTATGATTGCTGCTTCTTTGGCACGAGATGCTTTTGAGCATGAAAGCATGTCTCTTTTAGCAGCAGCACGTAATGCTAATGCCAGTATTCGAGGCGCCATGAGAAAAGTGGGGGTCGATATCTGCCAAAAGACGGCTCTATGGGCTACCAGTGCTGCTGCAGTGGAGTTGCATGGGCCAGAGGATAATCCTACTTTTGCCGATTGGTTACAGATTGATGATAGTCTTATAGTGGCAATTTATAGGGACTCAACACATGACTTGTTGGCTGCACATGAGGATCATGATCAACAGACATTAGAGCTTTGGCAGAAAATGGTTAGAGAAGAACGCATAGAAGCCCGAGGTGCCCTACAGTCGCCATTAATGCAGGCTCAATTTCTCAGGGTAAGAGCAACTATGAATGTTCATTATGGGGCTATAGATGGAGAGCCTGAAATGGAAGAGTTTCTTCGCCATGGTAGATTGGATTTACGTCAAGTGGCGCACCTTTTACTTTTTACGGATGGATTTTTGCTCCCGAAGAAAGATGCCAGCTCGGCGGTGGATTTTAAATTGCTTGTAAAATTTTTTTTAAAAGGCGGTTTGAAAGCAGTGCACGAACATGTGCGAACATTAGAATCGTCGGATCCTTATTGTACTAAATATCCGCGGGTGAAAGATCATGATGATATTGCTGCTATTGCTGTGACTTTCTAA